From the Variovorax paradoxus genome, the window GGTGCACGATTTCTCCAAGCTCATGGAGAAGTTCCACGCGGTTCGCCCCGCGATGATCACCCTGAACTTCCTGCTGTTCGACCATTGGGGCGGCCTCAACACGTTGCTGCATTGCCTGTCGAACCTGTGCCTCATCGTCGTGCCAGCCGGCCGCTCGCCCGAGCAGGTGTGCGCGCTGGTGGCGGCACACCGCATTGAACTGCTGCCCGCCACGCCGAGCTTTCTGAGCATGCTGCTGATCAGCAAGGCCTACCTGGGGCACGACCTCGGCTCGTTGAAGCTCATCACCTACGGCGCCGAACCGATGCCCGAGACGACGCTGAGGAACCTGCGCAAGGTGTTCCCCGGCATCGAGCTGCGCCAGACCTACGGCATGATCGAACTGGGTGTCTTGCGCGCAAAGTCGCGTTCGCCCGATTCGCTGTGGGTCAAGCTTGGCGGCGAAGGCTACAACGTGCGCGTGGTCGACGGCATGCTGCAGATTCGCGCCGATTCCGCGATGCTGGGCTACATCAATGCGCCGAGCCCCTTCACGGATGACGGTTTCCTCATGACGGGCGATTTGGTCGAAACCGACGGCGAATGGATCCGCGTGCTGGGGCGGCAGTCCGACATCATCAATGTCGGTGGCCAGAAGGTGTACCCGGCCGAAGTCGAGGCCGTGCTGCTCGATTGCCCCGAAGTGGCGGATGCCGTGGTGTACGGCGAGCCCAACCCGCTGCT encodes:
- a CDS encoding ANL family adenylate-forming protein; this translates as MSQIQFLLDRFASKPEAPAVVFRGASVNYGELSAAIAQQQQALEAAGVQPGVPVILRGDYSALAVSMLLALIERCCIIIPLTPEAYDSLGASIDDVAPEWLIDVSKTEASFEKLAARPLPDLYKIVIERAAPGLVLFTSGSSGKPKAVVHDFSKLMEKFHAVRPAMITLNFLLFDHWGGLNTLLHCLSNLCLIVVPAGRSPEQVCALVAAHRIELLPATPSFLSMLLISKAYLGHDLGSLKLITYGAEPMPETTLRNLRKVFPGIELRQTYGMIELGVLRAKSRSPDSLWVKLGGEGYNVRVVDGMLQIRADSAMLGYINAPSPFTDDGFLMTGDLVETDGEWIRVLGRQSDIINVGGQKVYPAEVEAVLLDCPEVADAVVYGEPNPLLGKIVCAQVILREGFDEAAARSGIRKLGKERLQPFMIPAKIKFVTEIAQSHRLKRVRAKS